The following proteins are co-located in the Acinetobacter shaoyimingii genome:
- the rplP gene encoding 50S ribosomal protein L16, producing the protein MLQPKRTKFRKVQKGRNTGLAHRGSSVSFGTIALKSIERGQMTARQIEAARRTISRRIKRGGKIFIRVFPDKPITEKPLEVRMGKGKGSVEYWVCQIKPGKVLYEIDGVNEELAREAFTLAAAKLPFKTTIVTRTVM; encoded by the coding sequence ATGTTGCAACCTAAGCGTACTAAATTCCGTAAGGTGCAAAAAGGCCGTAACACTGGTCTAGCACACCGCGGTAGCAGTGTATCTTTTGGTACTATTGCTCTTAAATCAATTGAACGTGGTCAAATGACTGCGCGTCAAATTGAAGCTGCGCGTCGTACAATCAGCCGTCGTATTAAACGTGGTGGTAAGATCTTTATCCGTGTTTTCCCAGACAAACCAATTACTGAAAAACCATTAGAAGTACGTATGGGTAAAGGTAAAGGTTCTGTGGAATACTGGGTTTGCCAAATCAAACCAGGTAAAGTCTTGTACGAAATTGATGGTGTTAACGAAGAATTGGCTCGCGAAGCGTTCACGCTTGCTGCTGCTAAGCTTCCGTTTAAAACCACTATCGTGACTCGGACGGTAATGTAA
- the rplV gene encoding 50S ribosomal protein L22, translating to MEVTAKLRGAAISAQKTRLVADLIRGKSVAHALNILNFSNKKAAVLVKKALESAIANAEHNNSLDVDDLKVSTIYVDEGTSLKRILPRAKGRADRITKRTCHITVKVGV from the coding sequence ATGGAAGTTACTGCTAAATTACGCGGTGCCGCTATCTCGGCACAAAAAACTCGTTTGGTTGCAGATCTAATCCGTGGCAAATCTGTTGCTCACGCGCTTAATATCTTAAACTTCAGCAACAAAAAAGCTGCAGTTTTAGTTAAGAAGGCATTGGAATCTGCAATTGCAAATGCTGAACACAATAACAGTTTAGATGTAGACGACCTTAAAGTTTCTACGATCTACGTTGATGAAGGCACTAGCCTTAAACGTATTTTGCCACGTGCTAAAGGCCGTGCAGATCGTATTACTAAGCGTACTTGTCACATTACCGTTAAGGTAGGGGTTTGA
- the rpsQ gene encoding 30S ribosomal protein S17: MSEQTVRTLTGKVVSDKMDKSIVVLIERRVQHPLYGKSIRRSTKLHAHDENNTAKAGDVVTIKESRPISKTKSWTLVEVVEAAAE, from the coding sequence ATGAGTGAGCAAACAGTTCGCACGTTAACAGGCAAAGTAGTAAGCGACAAGATGGACAAATCTATCGTTGTTCTTATCGAACGCCGCGTTCAACACCCGTTGTATGGCAAATCAATCCGCCGTTCAACAAAATTACACGCTCATGATGAGAACAACACAGCTAAAGCTGGTGATGTTGTGACTATCAAAGAAAGCCGCCCAATCTCTAAAACTAAGTCTTGGACTCTAGTTGAAGTTGTTGAAGCTGCTGCTGAGTAA
- a CDS encoding helicase HerA-like domain-containing protein: MGTPIIIAKKTTDTQQDVVLYSQFANRHGLIAGATGTGKTVTLKVLAESFSRIGVPVFLADAKGDVSSLAKAGESNPKFEDRLKSLNIDSVPFTSYPVVFWDLFGEQGHPIRTTISEIGPLLLAQMLNLNDTQEGVLSAVFRIADDQGLLLIDFKDLKAMLTYVSEHAAEFKAEYGNLSPASLGAIQRNLLALADQGGDKFFGEPALNIMDFIQTDSQGRGSINLLAADKLMNTPKLYATFLLWMLSELFEQLPEVGDMDKPKLVFFFDEAHLLFDNASPALQEKIEQVVRLIRSKGVGIYFVTQNPLDLPESVLGQLGNRVQHALRAFTPKDQKAVKTAADTFRTNPEFKVDQVITELGVGEALISCLDEQGIPQIVQRAWVMPPYSSFNPISIDERKSLMNQSIIAGVYEQSLDRESAFEKLQNKVAERQQQAIQSEQEKQQAKAQEALAKQQAKEAEALAKQQAKEQERIAREQQKEAERSAKQREKLIQDTVGTFAKSAARSLGGSTGQKIVRGLLGSLFGKK; this comes from the coding sequence ATGGGTACACCAATCATTATTGCAAAAAAAACCACCGACACACAGCAAGACGTTGTCTTATATTCCCAATTTGCCAATCGTCACGGCTTAATTGCTGGGGCGACAGGTACAGGTAAGACCGTAACACTCAAAGTCTTGGCAGAAAGTTTTTCTCGCATTGGTGTACCTGTATTTTTAGCCGATGCCAAAGGTGATGTATCTAGCCTAGCCAAAGCGGGTGAAAGCAATCCAAAATTTGAAGATCGACTCAAAAGCTTAAATATCGATAGTGTTCCCTTTACATCCTATCCAGTGGTGTTTTGGGATTTATTTGGTGAGCAAGGACATCCTATTCGCACCACGATTTCTGAAATTGGCCCATTACTTCTTGCGCAAATGCTGAATTTGAATGACACGCAAGAAGGTGTGCTTTCAGCCGTGTTTCGTATTGCCGATGATCAAGGATTATTGCTCATCGATTTTAAAGATTTAAAAGCCATGTTGACTTATGTCAGTGAACACGCAGCAGAATTTAAAGCCGAATACGGTAATCTCTCCCCTGCGAGTTTAGGTGCAATTCAACGTAACTTATTGGCTTTGGCTGACCAAGGCGGAGACAAGTTCTTTGGCGAGCCTGCGCTTAATATCATGGACTTCATCCAAACGGACAGCCAAGGACGTGGTTCAATCAATCTGCTGGCGGCAGATAAACTGATGAACACACCTAAACTGTATGCCACTTTCTTGCTGTGGATGTTGTCGGAATTGTTTGAACAATTGCCTGAAGTCGGTGATATGGATAAACCCAAATTGGTGTTTTTCTTCGATGAAGCCCATTTACTCTTTGATAATGCCAGCCCTGCTTTACAAGAAAAAATCGAACAAGTGGTTCGTTTGATTCGCTCTAAAGGTGTTGGCATTTACTTTGTCACTCAAAACCCATTGGATTTACCTGAAAGTGTTTTAGGGCAACTGGGAAATCGTGTACAACATGCCTTACGTGCATTTACCCCCAAAGATCAAAAGGCAGTAAAAACGGCTGCTGACACTTTCCGCACCAATCCTGAGTTTAAAGTCGATCAAGTGATTACTGAACTGGGTGTTGGTGAAGCACTGATCAGCTGCCTAGATGAACAAGGGATTCCACAAATTGTACAACGCGCTTGGGTGATGCCTCCTTACTCTTCGTTTAATCCGATTAGCATCGATGAACGAAAGAGCTTGATGAATCAAAGCATCATTGCAGGTGTGTATGAACAGAGCCTAGACCGAGAAAGTGCTTTTGAGAAGCTTCAAAATAAAGTGGCTGAACGTCAACAGCAAGCGATTCAATCTGAACAAGAAAAACAACAAGCCAAAGCACAAGAGGCTCTGGCAAAACAACAAGCCAAAGAAGCAGAAGCCCTTGCCAAACAACAGGCGAAAGAGCAAGAACGTATCGCTCGTGAGCAACAAAAAGAAGCGGAACGTTCAGCTAAACAACGGGAAAAGCTTATTCAAGACACCGTCGGGACTTTTGCTAAAAGTGCTGCACGTAGCTTAGGTGGCTCTACTGGACAAAAGATTGTGCGTGGTCTACTCGGTTCGCTTTTCGGTAAAAAATAG
- the rpmC gene encoding 50S ribosomal protein L29: MKTKDLREKSVEELTALLDEQQLNQFRLRMAKATGQLGKSHEVALTRKTIARIKTLLTEKQGNAQ, encoded by the coding sequence ATGAAAACTAAAGATCTACGTGAAAAGTCGGTAGAAGAATTGACAGCTTTGCTTGATGAGCAACAGTTGAACCAATTCCGTCTTCGCATGGCTAAAGCAACTGGTCAATTGGGTAAATCGCACGAAGTTGCGCTTACTCGTAAAACTATTGCTCGCATCAAGACCCTCCTTACCGAAAAACAGGGGAACGCACAATGA
- the rpsN gene encoding 30S ribosomal protein S14 codes for MAKKGMINRELKREATVAKYAAKRAELKAIIANVNASDEERFEATLKLQALPRNASPVRLRNRCGLTGRPHGYFRKFGLSRNKLRETVMQGDVPGVVKASW; via the coding sequence ATGGCTAAGAAAGGTATGATTAATCGCGAATTAAAACGCGAAGCTACTGTTGCTAAATACGCTGCAAAACGTGCTGAATTAAAAGCAATTATTGCAAACGTAAATGCATCAGATGAAGAGCGTTTTGAAGCGACATTGAAGTTACAAGCATTACCACGTAATGCATCTCCAGTACGTCTTCGTAACCGTTGTGGTTTAACTGGTCGTCCTCATGGTTACTTCCGTAAGTTCGGTTTAAGCCGTAACAAATTACGCGAAACTGTAATGCAAGGTGATGTACCGGGCGTTGTTAAGGCAAGCTGGTAA
- the rplB gene encoding 50S ribosomal protein L2 — protein sequence MPIQKCKPTSPGRRFVEKVVHDHLHKGAPYAPLVEAKKRTGGRNNNGHITTRHVGGGHKQHYRIVDFKRNKDGIPAVVERIEYDPNRTAHIALLKYADGERRYIIAPKGLRAGDKVQSGNDAPIRPGNCLPLRNMPIGSTLHNIELKIGKGAQLARSAGTSVQLLGRDGSYAIVRLRSGEMRKIHVECRAVLGEVSNQESNLRSLGKAGASRWRGVRPTVRGMAMNPVDHPHGGGEGRNKGIQPVSPWGQKAKGYKTRTNKRTTKMIIRDRRVK from the coding sequence ATGCCTATTCAAAAATGTAAGCCAACGTCTCCAGGACGTCGCTTTGTAGAGAAAGTCGTTCACGACCATCTTCACAAAGGCGCTCCATATGCACCGTTGGTAGAAGCTAAAAAACGTACTGGTGGTCGTAATAACAACGGTCACATTACTACTCGTCACGTTGGTGGTGGTCATAAACAGCACTACCGTATCGTTGACTTCAAACGTAACAAAGACGGCATCCCTGCTGTAGTTGAGCGTATTGAATACGATCCTAACCGTACAGCTCATATTGCTTTATTGAAATATGCTGACGGTGAACGTCGCTATATTATTGCACCTAAAGGCCTTCGCGCTGGTGATAAAGTACAATCTGGTAACGATGCTCCAATTCGTCCAGGTAACTGCTTGCCACTTCGCAACATGCCTATCGGTTCTACTCTTCACAACATCGAACTTAAAATCGGTAAAGGCGCGCAACTTGCTCGTTCAGCTGGTACTTCTGTTCAGTTGTTGGGTCGTGACGGTTCTTACGCTATCGTTCGTCTTCGTTCAGGCGAGATGCGTAAAATTCACGTTGAATGCCGTGCAGTTCTTGGTGAAGTTTCTAACCAAGAAAGCAACCTTCGTTCACTAGGTAAAGCTGGTGCATCACGCTGGCGTGGTGTTCGTCCTACCGTTCGTGGTATGGCGATGAACCCAGTAGACCATCCACACGGTGGTGGTGAAGGGCGTAACAAAGGTATTCAACCTGTAAGCCCATGGGGTCAAAAAGCTAAAGGGTACAAGACACGTACCAACAAGCGTACGACTAAGATGATCATTCGCGACCGTCGCGTTAAGTAA
- a CDS encoding PLP-dependent transferase, translating to MKNKPQTRLIHAPRKAPQYIATVQPPLYRASTIIFENTNALFNRHWTDEYDYSYGTHGTPTTFTLGDQIAQIEGGRYCLLAPSGLSAINLVNSCFLNHGDEVWVSDNIYGPNMEHLRNLESRYGISVKVYNSIDVDSFTPSEKAKLIWLEAAGSVTLEFPDLINLVKKAQKHKILTALDNTWGAGLAFNAFDFGDEHLSVDISVHALTKYPSGGGDILMGSVLTRDQKLHHQLFRMHAIQGIAISGDDAAQVQRSLASMQIRYEHQCKSALTLLDWLKSQDDFVQVLHPADESSAGHSYWKEICTSGLSAGLVSVIFKPEYDLTDIRYFCDQLKLFKLGFSWGGPVSLVMLYHLKDMRQLENQHLKQGLLVRFCIGLEHPEDLIQDIENALKQLQKYKYEQPIQQTE from the coding sequence GTGAAAAATAAACCTCAGACACGTCTCATCCACGCGCCACGTAAAGCACCACAATATATCGCTACAGTGCAACCTCCCTTATATCGTGCATCTACGATTATTTTTGAAAATACCAATGCATTATTCAATCGCCACTGGACAGATGAATACGATTATAGCTACGGTACACATGGCACACCGACGACATTTACCCTAGGTGACCAGATTGCTCAAATTGAAGGTGGACGTTACTGCCTGCTTGCACCGAGTGGACTTTCAGCAATCAATTTAGTCAATTCATGTTTCTTAAATCATGGTGACGAGGTCTGGGTTTCAGACAATATTTATGGTCCAAATATGGAGCATTTGCGTAATCTAGAATCACGTTACGGTATTAGTGTTAAAGTTTATAATTCGATAGATGTGGATAGCTTTACCCCGAGTGAAAAAGCAAAATTGATTTGGCTAGAAGCCGCAGGCTCTGTGACTTTAGAATTTCCAGATTTAATCAATCTCGTCAAAAAAGCACAAAAACATAAAATTCTGACGGCTTTAGATAACACATGGGGTGCAGGCTTAGCCTTTAATGCTTTTGATTTTGGCGATGAACATTTGAGCGTAGATATCAGTGTTCATGCCCTCACCAAATACCCAAGCGGTGGTGGTGATATTTTAATGGGCTCAGTATTGACCCGTGATCAAAAGCTTCATCATCAGTTATTCCGCATGCATGCGATTCAAGGGATTGCCATTTCAGGTGATGATGCCGCACAAGTTCAACGTAGCCTTGCGTCTATGCAAATTCGCTACGAACATCAATGTAAAAGTGCTTTAACGCTTCTAGACTGGCTCAAATCTCAAGATGATTTTGTTCAAGTGCTACACCCTGCAGATGAATCATCAGCTGGACATTCATACTGGAAAGAAATTTGTACATCAGGTTTGAGTGCAGGTTTAGTCAGTGTTATTTTTAAACCAGAATATGATTTAACTGATATTCGATATTTCTGTGATCAACTCAAGTTATTTAAACTCGGATTTAGTTGGGGTGGTCCTGTAAGTTTAGTGATGCTTTATCATTTAAAAGACATGCGCCAGCTTGAAAATCAGCATTTAAAACAAGGCTTACTGGTGCGTTTTTGTATAGGACTAGAACATCCTGAAGATTTAATACAAGATATAGAAAATGCATTAAAGCAATTACAAAAGTACAAGTACGAACAACCAATACAACAAACAGAATAG
- the rpsJ gene encoding 30S ribosomal protein S10 translates to MSNQRIRIRLKSFDHRLIDQSSQEIVETAKRTGAQVCGPIPMPTRIERFNVLTSPHVNKDARDQYEIRTYKRLIDIVQPTDKTVDALMKLDLAAGVDVQIALG, encoded by the coding sequence ATGTCTAACCAGAGAATCCGTATCCGTTTGAAGTCTTTTGATCACCGTTTAATTGATCAATCTTCTCAAGAGATCGTAGAAACAGCAAAACGTACTGGCGCACAAGTTTGTGGTCCAATCCCGATGCCTACTCGCATCGAACGTTTTAACGTTCTTACTTCACCGCACGTAAACAAAGATGCGCGTGATCAGTATGAAATCCGCACTTACAAACGCTTGATCGATATCGTTCAACCTACAGATAAAACTGTTGATGCATTGATGAAATTAGATCTTGCTGCTGGTGTTGATGTTCAGATCGCTTTGGGTTAA
- the rpsS gene encoding 30S ribosomal protein S19: MPRSLKKGPFVDAHLFAKVEAAIAANNRKPIKTWSRRSMILPDFVGLTISVHNGRNHVPVIVSEHMVGHKLGEFAPTRTYRGHGVDKKSKR; this comes from the coding sequence ATGCCTCGTTCTCTGAAAAAAGGCCCATTCGTCGATGCGCACTTGTTCGCTAAGGTTGAAGCGGCTATCGCGGCTAATAACCGTAAGCCGATCAAAACTTGGTCGCGTCGTTCGATGATCCTCCCGGATTTTGTTGGTTTAACAATTTCTGTCCATAATGGCCGTAACCATGTTCCAGTGATTGTATCTGAACATATGGTTGGTCATAAACTCGGTGAATTCGCGCCAACTCGTACCTATCGTGGTCACGGTGTTGACAAGAAGTCTAAACGTTAA
- a CDS encoding globin domain-containing protein produces the protein MNPQHIELVKSTVPVLRENGVALTSYFYQRMLKNHPELNNVFNLDHQSTGRQPRALAAAVLAYAENIENPSVLAKAVEHITTKHVSLDIQPEQYNIVGENLLHSISEVLDVPMDSDLIAAWKEAYFQLADILIGVEKQKYENLATQHGGWAGWRAFVISNIEEHENGKRFTLKAQDDQSIVTAEAGSFISVKVAVPNQALQQPQQFSFSEAQNNLVYTFDVKPEENGTAFSVANILLNQYKAGDVVQVSAPLKR, from the coding sequence ATGAATCCACAGCATATTGAACTCGTAAAAAGCACTGTTCCTGTTCTTCGTGAAAACGGCGTAGCGCTCACCAGTTATTTCTACCAGCGCATGTTAAAAAACCACCCAGAACTCAATAATGTGTTTAACTTAGATCATCAAAGTACAGGTCGCCAACCTCGTGCACTTGCTGCTGCTGTTTTGGCTTATGCAGAAAATATTGAAAATCCAAGCGTATTGGCTAAGGCGGTAGAACATATCACCACCAAGCATGTGAGTCTCGACATTCAACCTGAACAATACAACATTGTCGGTGAAAACTTACTGCATTCGATTAGTGAAGTTTTAGATGTGCCCATGGATTCAGATTTGATTGCTGCATGGAAAGAGGCTTATTTCCAATTGGCAGATATTCTGATTGGTGTAGAAAAACAAAAGTATGAAAACTTAGCTACTCAACATGGCGGCTGGGCTGGATGGCGTGCCTTTGTTATTAGCAACATTGAAGAACATGAAAATGGCAAACGTTTCACCTTAAAAGCACAAGATGATCAAAGCATTGTCACAGCAGAAGCTGGAAGCTTTATTTCAGTCAAAGTTGCCGTGCCGAATCAAGCACTTCAGCAACCTCAACAGTTCAGCTTCAGTGAAGCGCAAAATAATTTAGTGTATACATTTGATGTAAAACCTGAAGAAAACGGCACAGCATTTTCTGTTGCCAATATTCTGCTGAATCAATACAAAGCTGGTGATGTTGTACAGGTTTCAGCACCATTAAAACGTTGA
- the rplN gene encoding 50S ribosomal protein L14, whose protein sequence is MIQTESMLDVADNSGARRVQCIKVLGGSHRRYASVGDIIKVTVKEAIPRGRVKKGDVMNAVVVRTKFGIRRPDGSVIRFDDNAAVILNNNKAPIATRIFGPVTRELRTEQFMKIISLAPEVL, encoded by the coding sequence ATGATTCAAACCGAAAGTATGCTCGACGTAGCAGACAACAGTGGTGCTCGCCGCGTACAATGTATCAAAGTACTAGGTGGTTCACATCGTCGTTATGCTTCTGTTGGCGACATTATTAAAGTTACTGTAAAAGAAGCTATTCCACGTGGCCGTGTTAAAAAAGGTGACGTGATGAATGCTGTAGTTGTACGTACAAAATTCGGCATCCGTCGTCCAGATGGTTCTGTTATTCGTTTCGACGATAACGCAGCTGTTATTTTGAACAACAACAAAGCGCCGATTGCAACTCGTATTTTCGGACCAGTGACTCGTGAACTTCGTACTGAACAGTTCATGAAAATCATTTCATTGGCTCCTGAAGTTCTATAA
- a CDS encoding type 1 glutamine amidotransferase, whose product MMRKLNVHYFQHIAGEGFGSCYDYLKSLGANITATEFFALPTDFALEIEALPTVENVDLLIIMGGTMSVNDEANFPWLKIEKRWLRRYLAQGKPAIGLCLGGQLIANTLGAKVSRNPEQELGWVKVYKSEAVPEHCFKFPDEIKVMQWHSETFEIPKGAIRLAENQVCANQMYQIGKNVLGFQFHPEIIPRVLEAFIEDEEQEQVFNGPYVQSFATLRKSKAEDFKPANQLLNSAIDYVLGA is encoded by the coding sequence TTGATGAGAAAGTTAAACGTACATTATTTTCAGCATATTGCTGGCGAAGGATTCGGAAGTTGTTATGACTATTTAAAGTCGCTTGGTGCAAATATTACAGCTACAGAGTTTTTTGCACTACCTACTGATTTTGCTTTAGAAATTGAAGCATTACCCACTGTAGAAAACGTGGATTTATTGATCATTATGGGTGGCACAATGAGTGTCAATGATGAAGCTAATTTTCCTTGGCTGAAAATTGAAAAAAGATGGCTAAGGCGCTATTTGGCGCAAGGAAAACCTGCAATTGGGCTCTGTTTAGGGGGGCAACTCATTGCAAATACCTTGGGGGCAAAAGTATCTAGAAATCCTGAACAAGAATTGGGGTGGGTTAAAGTCTATAAATCAGAAGCGGTACCTGAACATTGTTTCAAATTTCCAGATGAAATAAAAGTTATGCAATGGCATAGCGAAACCTTTGAAATTCCGAAAGGGGCAATTCGTTTAGCTGAAAATCAGGTCTGTGCAAACCAAATGTATCAAATTGGGAAAAATGTCTTGGGTTTTCAGTTTCACCCTGAAATTATACCTAGAGTTTTAGAAGCATTTATAGAAGATGAAGAACAAGAACAGGTTTTTAATGGACCGTATGTTCAAAGTTTTGCGACATTGCGTAAAAGTAAAGCTGAAGATTTTAAGCCAGCAAATCAACTGTTAAATTCCGCAATTGACTATGTTTTAGGTGCATAA
- the rplW gene encoding 50S ribosomal protein L23, producing the protein MNNERIYQVLQGPVFSEKAQVLGETAGVQVFKVALNANKLEIKKAVEQLFGVEVVKVNTTITKGKTKRFGKTLGRRSDVKKAYVTLKAGQDVEMADLGDTAESAAE; encoded by the coding sequence ATGAACAACGAACGTATCTATCAAGTCCTACAAGGACCTGTATTCTCAGAAAAAGCTCAAGTTTTAGGTGAGACTGCTGGTGTTCAAGTATTTAAAGTTGCATTAAATGCAAACAAACTTGAAATCAAAAAAGCAGTTGAACAACTCTTTGGTGTAGAAGTTGTTAAAGTTAACACGACGATCACTAAAGGTAAGACTAAACGCTTTGGTAAAACATTAGGACGTCGTTCTGATGTTAAAAAAGCATACGTCACCCTGAAAGCTGGCCAAGATGTTGAAATGGCTGACTTGGGCGATACCGCTGAAAGCGCAGCGGAATAA
- the rplD gene encoding 50S ribosomal protein L4 — protein MNLNTVSGSAVELSEVAFGREFNEALVHQVVTAYLAGGRQGSKAQKSRGEVSGGGKKPFRQKGTGRARAGSIRSPIWVGGGKTFAARPQDWSQKVNRKMYRGAMQCILAELVRQDRLVLVEEFAVAAPKTKELLAKLNDLNATRALIVTDAVDENLYLAARNIPHVDVVDAAAIDPVSLIAFDKVVMSVAAAKKIEVELG, from the coding sequence GTGAATTTAAATACTGTTTCCGGCTCTGCTGTTGAATTGTCTGAAGTTGCTTTCGGACGTGAGTTTAACGAAGCTCTTGTACACCAAGTTGTTACAGCTTACTTAGCTGGTGGTCGTCAAGGTTCTAAAGCTCAAAAATCACGTGGTGAAGTATCTGGCGGTGGTAAAAAACCTTTCCGTCAAAAAGGTACTGGCCGTGCACGTGCTGGTTCTATTCGTAGCCCTATCTGGGTTGGTGGTGGTAAAACTTTTGCTGCTCGTCCACAAGATTGGTCTCAAAAAGTTAACCGTAAAATGTACCGCGGTGCTATGCAATGCATCCTAGCTGAACTTGTTCGTCAAGATCGCTTAGTATTAGTAGAAGAGTTTGCTGTTGCTGCTCCAAAAACTAAAGAATTGCTTGCAAAACTTAACGACTTAAATGCAACTCGTGCATTGATCGTTACTGATGCTGTTGATGAGAACTTGTATCTTGCTGCTCGCAACATTCCACATGTAGATGTGGTTGATGCTGCTGCAATTGATCCAGTTAGCTTGATTGCGTTTGACAAAGTTGTTATGTCTGTAGCTGCTGCTAAGAAAATTGAGGTAGAACTCGGATGA
- the rplX gene encoding 50S ribosomal protein L24: protein MAKIKKGDQVIVIAGKEKGKQGTVLSVSNDRVKVEGLNLVKKHQKPNRATGAEGAIVTQEAELHISNVAIFNATTQKADRVGYQVVEGVKTRVFKSNGESVAVAK, encoded by the coding sequence ATGGCTAAGATTAAAAAAGGCGATCAAGTAATTGTGATCGCAGGTAAAGAAAAAGGCAAACAGGGTACTGTTTTGTCTGTTTCTAATGACCGAGTTAAGGTTGAAGGCCTTAATTTAGTTAAGAAGCATCAAAAGCCGAACCGTGCAACAGGTGCTGAAGGCGCTATCGTTACACAAGAAGCTGAGCTTCATATCTCTAACGTGGCAATTTTTAATGCTACAACCCAAAAGGCTGACCGTGTTGGTTACCAAGTTGTTGAAGGCGTGAAAACTCGCGTATTCAAATCAAATGGTGAATCAGTGGCGGTAGCGAAGTAA
- the rplC gene encoding 50S ribosomal protein L3, which translates to MAIGLVGRKCGMTRIFTDAGVSVPVTVIEVDPNRITQIKTLETDGYQAIQITTGERRESRVTNPQKGHFAKAGVAAGRLVQEFRATEADLEGREVGGTIGVDLFAVGQIVDVTGQSKGKGFQGGVKRWNFRTQDATHGNSLSHRVVGSTGQNQTPGRVFKGKKMPGHLGAERVTVQGLEIVSIDAERSVLVVKGAIPGATGGDVTVRPTIKA; encoded by the coding sequence ATGGCTATTGGTTTAGTCGGTCGCAAGTGCGGTATGACACGTATCTTTACAGATGCTGGTGTTTCTGTGCCTGTTACAGTGATTGAGGTTGATCCTAACCGTATCACTCAAATCAAAACGCTTGAAACTGATGGTTATCAAGCGATTCAAATCACTACTGGTGAACGTCGCGAATCTCGCGTAACTAACCCTCAGAAAGGTCACTTCGCGAAAGCGGGTGTTGCTGCTGGTCGTTTAGTTCAAGAATTCCGTGCTACAGAAGCTGATCTTGAAGGTCGTGAAGTTGGCGGTACTATCGGTGTAGATTTGTTCGCAGTGGGTCAAATTGTTGACGTAACTGGTCAGTCTAAAGGTAAAGGTTTCCAAGGTGGTGTTAAGCGTTGGAACTTCCGTACTCAAGACGCTACTCACGGTAACTCATTGTCTCACCGTGTTGTAGGTTCTACAGGTCAAAACCAAACTCCTGGTCGCGTTTTTAAAGGCAAAAAAATGCCTGGTCACTTAGGTGCTGAACGCGTAACAGTTCAAGGTCTTGAAATTGTATCTATCGATGCTGAACGTTCAGTTCTCGTTGTTAAAGGTGCGATTCCTGGTGCTACTGGTGGCGACGTAACTGTTCGTCCTACGATCAAGGCCTGA
- the rplE gene encoding 50S ribosomal protein L5: MARLKTRYNDELKAQLQETLGVKNVMEIPRITKITINMGVGAAAADKKLLDGALSDMQAIAGQKPVLTLARKSIAGFKIRDGWPIGCKVTLRGERMYEFLDRLISIAIPRIRDFRGFSAKSFDGRGNYSMGLKEQIMFPEIDFDKIDRIRGMDITVTTTARTDDEGRALLRAFGFPFK; this comes from the coding sequence ATGGCCAGACTTAAAACACGTTACAACGACGAACTTAAAGCTCAGTTACAAGAAACATTGGGCGTTAAGAATGTGATGGAAATTCCACGCATCACAAAAATTACCATCAACATGGGTGTTGGTGCTGCTGCTGCTGACAAGAAATTGTTAGACGGCGCTCTATCTGATATGCAAGCAATTGCTGGTCAAAAACCAGTTCTTACTTTAGCTCGCAAATCTATCGCTGGTTTCAAAATTCGTGATGGTTGGCCGATCGGTTGTAAAGTTACTTTACGCGGCGAACGTATGTACGAATTCTTAGATCGTTTGATCTCTATCGCGATTCCTCGTATTCGTGACTTCCGCGGTTTTTCTGCGAAATCATTTGACGGTCGTGGTAACTATTCAATGGGTCTTAAGGAACAAATCATGTTCCCTGAAATCGACTTTGATAAGATTGATCGTATTCGTGGTATGGATATTACCGTTACTACGACTGCTCGCACCGATGACGAAGGCCGTGCGCTATTGCGTGCATTCGGCTTCCCGTTTAAATAA